DNA from Hippocampus zosterae strain Florida chromosome 18, ASM2543408v3, whole genome shotgun sequence:
ttttaaccgaaaaaaacgaccatgtatagtaaggagtttttagccgaaaaaaaggaccatgtatagtaaggcgtttttagccgaaaaaaaggaccatgtatagtaaggcgtttttagccgaaaaaaaagaccatgtatagtaagccatttttagccgaaaaaaacgaccatgtatagtaagccgtttttagccgaaaaaaacgaccatgtatagtaagccgtttttagccgaaaaaaaaaggaccatgtatagtaaaacgtttttagccgaaaaaaacgaccatgtacagtaagacgtttttaaccgaaaaaaacgaccatgtatagtaaggcgtttttagccgaaaaaaacgaccatgtatagtaaggagtttttagccgaaaaaaaggaccatgtatagtaaggcgtttttagccgaaaaaaacgaccatgtacagtaaggcgtttttagccgaaaaaaaaggaccatgtatagtaaggcgtttttagccaaaaaaaacgaccatgtatagtaagacatttttagctgaaaaaaacggccatgtatagtaaggcgtttttagccggaaaaaaaggaccatgtatagtaaggcgtttttagccgaaaaaaacgaccatgtatagtaaggcgtttttagccgacaaaaacgaccatgtatagtaaggcgtttttagccgacaaaaacgaccatgtatagtaaaacgtttttagccgaaaaaaacgaccatgtacagtaaggcgtttttagccgaaaaaaacgaccatgtatagtaaggcgtttttagccgaaaaaaacgaccatgtatagtaaggcgtttttagtcgaaaaaaaagaccatgtatagtaatgcgtttttagccgaaaaaaacgaccatgtatagtaaggcgtttttagcagaaaaaaacgaccatgtacagtaagccgtttttagccgaaaaaaaaacgaccatgtatagtaaggcgtttttagccgaaaaaaacgaccatgtatagtaaggcgtttttagccgaaaaaaaagaccatgtatagtaaggcgtttttagccgaaaaaaacgaccatgtatagtaaggcgtttttagcagaaaaaaacgaccatgtacagtaaggcgtttttagccgaaaaaaaacgaccatgtatagtaaggcgtttttagccgaaaaaaaagaccatgtatagtaaggcgtttttagtcgaaaaaaaagaccatgtatagtaaggcgtttttagccgaaaaaaaaagaccaagtatagtaaggcgtttttagccgaaatttttagccgacaaaaacgatcatgtttttagccgtttttttcagctaaaaatgccttactatacatggccgttttttttcggctaaaaacgccttactatacatggtcgtttttttcggctaaaaacgccttactatacatggtcgttttttccatctaaaaacgccttactatgcatggtcgttgttttcttAAAGTTTTGAAGTGGCAGAGTTACACAAATCCAATAAATCAAAGAGCATAAACGGCAAATGACCAAAATGTAGTTAAGCCCTCTGTCGTTCTCAATGtgtaaagatgatgatgatgatggagaagTCACAAATGctacctccctctctctcctatCTGTCAATCATCCTCTCCCCCTCAAACAACAGCACGACATGGAGAAAGGCTCCAGCAGGGATAAACGAGACCCGTAATCCCGCTTGGCTCGCTACCGTAACGCTGATAGTATTCCGCCAATTCAATAATCAACAATCTCGGGTTTCAACTCGaattctgttttaaaaaaacaaacatactttttggtgcacaatcaataaaaataaaaaaaaatatgcaagcgGAATGAATGCcctgtttgatttaaaaatagatGTGGAAACAGGCCATCTGTCTCTTAGCAGCGTGTCGCTGCGCAGGATTTAATCCAGATTATGGCAAAAGCACACAAccgagtgtgtacgtgtgtgaggGATTGTGTATGTTTGTTGCTGGTCATCAGTGCGTCCTTGGTTGCATAGACAGGCAGCAGGTTAGCTCGACAGCTACAGGGGAGCTAACGGAACCGGAGCACTGAACGCAATCCAAACCATTTTCTTTGTTCTTCGCCCTCCACcacctaaaaagaaaaagaaaaaaaaaaaacagaacaagcgACAAGTCACCATGGCTTTCTTAATCAAGAGCATGATCGGGAACCCGCTTTCAGGAATGGGCCTGGGCGGTGGAGgagacaaggaggaggaggccaccCCCTCGGACCCGGCCAAGGCGGCGGGCATGACGCGCGAGGAATACGAGGAGTACCAGAAACAACTGGTGGAGGAGAAGTAAGTGAGGGCCTCCATTTTGGATTAGCGCGGGTTGACCTTGTCGAGCGCAATCTCACATTGATTTGCGTAAATACTGCACTCCTAAAGCAAGTCGTTACATCTAACGCGTCAAATATTTTATGTAGAAAACATTAACATTGTCCAGGCGACATGCTGCGTATTTTtggattttcattcattgagccccccccccccccccccccccagttctgGATGACGTTTCACATTATAATTTGAGTAAgcaatcacaaaatggatggattcaatTGATTTCAGTCAGTTGatgtaattttattattattttttttttaaacaacgtcCAGGCTACTTTGTTTCTAAATGCTCCATGTGGATCAAtgcatttcatgacattttcagtGAAGAGACTTTTTTGGTAAACAATCACACAAAATCTAATGAATTCATGTATGTTATTACCCACAaaattgaggatttttttttaatatgatgtGAATATTTACTTTGTCCAAGCGTCATGTTGTGAATTAGGGCTGCGCTTCAATCAATCTATAAAATAGGCATATTATTAACATAGGCATAttattgacccaaaaaaaattatatatatatattttttattgtttttgatcGGTGGTTTGGGCATCAAGGTAGTATCCCACAGCATAAAGCAAATCCCGTCAACCCAAATTACATAAGGGGATTGATTTATCAGCCTCTCATGGTTaggaaagtgtttttttcttcttttttttttaaaaaaacgtttgttaAATTATTTCTTTTAACATTTGAAACAATATTGGAGCCATTTGTTTCAGTGATTAATTACTCACGCGTACACGCATGCAATACACTACCATATCTAACGACGTTGTTGGGtaaacccccaccccaaaaaacaaaaaactgctcCTTCCTTCCTATTATGGCGCACCTGTAGAATGGGATGTGGTGGCACCCCTGTTGGTTATGAAGCCTACTCCCTGCAGGTTGGACcataattgaatgaatgaatgcgttTCAGGATGGAGAGAGATGCGGATTTCTTGCACAAGAAGGCCGAGAGGGCGACGTTGAGGGTGTGCCTCAGGGAAAAGTACAGGCTGCCTAAGGTAAGCAAATTCCTCATCGTCCTAAGACTACAATTACAATAAACAAGGCCGCCCTTTGGTTTAAAAGGTTGTCTTTGAATGATAAAAGTGGATTGGCACAGGGAATTCATCAAGCGcacctttattttgaaatccagGACGGATTTTCATGTCCCCCAAAATGCGGACTATTAATTGGAAGGCAGTATTTGGCTTCGTATAGTTGTTTAGAATCTAATGTATTTCGGCATAGATTGTTCTtgatcaaagattttttttaaacgttttgttgttttctaaaTGTTGTTGCTCAATACTTAAAAAGAGAAAGGTGATGACTTTTTGTAAAAGGCAAAAGTCCACTGAGCAGAGATCCCAGGATCACTCGCTATTGCATCAGCCCATGTAATTGGACTTCCCCTACCGCGTAATATCcaaacagagagagaaaaaaaatggacgaatAAGGAACATTTATGTTATGATATAACATGGGGGAGCACAAAAGGTATGTATGTCATTTATAATTTGAATACAGCTTCTAATGCACACAACAATAGGGGAAATCTATTTAAAAAGTGTGATTTTAATGCATGCGTGCGACCTTGTCCGCTATtgcgtgatggaaaaaaaaaaaaagaaaaaaaacaatagtcgCTGTGTGGCTTTTTTAAAGCACATCAATGTATAAATCTAATTATTCCGCTCGAATGATCTTTACATTGTATGCGCGACAACAGAGGCCGCCGTGTCTTTACttaaagcaaaatacatttgcggCATGGCGACAATAGTAAGAGGATACAATGGATTCATTATTGAAATCAGGGGGGGACGAGGGTGGGGGGAGTAAATGAAGAGGTAAATACTTTCACTGACTAACAGGAAGTCGTCAGTCGTCTTATGGAATTAGCGTCTCGTGCGACTCGTGGACGTTATCTTTAGACCGCGGGCCGGGACTAATCCCCATCATTGGACCTTAAAGtcacatgacccccccccccccccgcctgtgttttattttgaaatccagCACGCCTTTTCACgtcctcaaaaacatttttgcatttgggATGACG
Protein-coding regions in this window:
- the cplx4a gene encoding complexin-4a; protein product: MAFLIKSMIGNPLSGMGLGGGGDKEEEATPSDPAKAAGMTREEYEEYQKQLVEEKMERDADFLHKKAERATLRVCLREKYRLPKSEQDENMIEMAGDDVDVPEELLKMVDEDATEEEGKDSLMGQIQNLQNMDMDQLKEKASATVTELKTKAEEKCAVM